GGGTGCCCCGGTGCCGTCTACTATTTTTGCGCCTTTGATCACGGTATCCAGCATGTCGATTCTCCTTGGCGTGAAGCGTTCCCGAGCTCGGGAAGGCGGGCCGGTCAGTTCGGGTAGTAAACGAACTCGTCGTCGGGCGACTCCGGTTGGTTCAGGTGTTTATCGATCGAGATCGCGGCCGCCGCTCGGGACGGCCAACGCGGAGGCGCCTGCTCCGCGAGGTGCACGGCGAGGACCGCATCGAGCTCGGCGAACTTTTCCGGAAGTTCACTCGCGAGGTTGTTCTGCTCCGTCGGGTCGTCGGCCATGTCGAAGAGCCAGACAAATTCGTCGTTCGGGCCGCTGCGTTGGAGCTTCCAGTCCTCGTGCAGAACACCATCCGCCTCGTCTCGGACATTCGGGAGCAGGTCTACAACGTCCATCTTCCGGTCGGTCGGCATTTCCGCGCCCGCAGCCGCCACGGCCGTCGCGTAGATGTCGAAGTGGTGCACCGGCTCGTCGTACCTCTGCCCTGCCGGAATCCCTGCCGGCCAACGCATCATGTACGGCACGTGAACGCCGCCTTCGAACAACGTGAGCTTCCAGCCCCGATAGGGACGATTCACGTCCGGCAGGCCGATGTAGCCGGCACCGCCGTTGTCGGACGTGAAGATCACGATCGTGTTCTCATCGAGGCCGTTATCGCGAAGCGCCTCGAGAACACGCCCCACACTTCGATCCAGAGCGCGGATCATCCCCGCGTACGTGCGCTCGGTATGACTCTCGATGTTCGGGTAGGCGTCGTAGTCTTCCTTCGTGGATTGGAGCGGTGTGTGGATGCCCCAGTGCGCCAGAGAGAGGAAGAACGGGCGATTCCGATTGTTCTCGATCACCTTCACGGCCTGATCCGTGTAGTAGTCGGTCGTGTGCCCCTCGGGTTCGAACTCCGGGCCACCGTTGTAGCGCACCGCGTAGCCGCCCATCGTCCAGGGGAAGCGGTCGAGCGGGTCGAACATCTGCTTCGAGTTGACCGTGTCGGGATGGTCCTCGGGTAGGTGCAGCACGCCCGCCATCAGGAGGCTCTCGTCGAAGCCTTGATCGTTCGGCGGCCGCTCCGATGGCGGCGCCTCAGCGACGTCGGCGATGCGAAACACCCGCGACTGAAAAAGCGCGCTCATATGCCCTCAAACTTATGGCACCAGATATGCCAACAAGTCAATGCCGTGAAGCCCCCCTCGCGGGTCGGCTGACCCGCCACCTGCTATCCGAGGCTTGATGCCCTCTCACCATGAGAGTAAACCTCCCGCCAGCATGAAGGCGAAACCTGGAACGAAGCTCGGCCTCGCGGCGCCCATCGTCGCCCTGGCGTTCTTCTTCGGGTGGTTCGCGATGAACAACGCCGTCGGGGTCCCAGAGAACCGAACGTTCTTCGTCCTCGGCTGGTTGCTCGCCATCGCGCTCGGACTTGGGGCCTTCGTCCGCGGCACCAGGTGGTACGGAGGCATCGCCGCCGCCCTCGGGATCTTCATCGGCACGTTTCTGCCGATGACCGTCTACATCAGCCCGCAGCAGGTCGGCGCGGGTGCCGTCCAGGTGGGAGACACGATCCCGCAGTTCAAGGCGGTCGACGAGTTCGGGGAGTGGTTCGACTCCGAGGCACTCCAGGGCCATCATGTACTCATCAAGTTCTTCCGTGCCCATTGGTGACCGTACTGTGTCGCCGAGTTGCGGCGATGGGAGACCCTTCGGCCCGAGTTCGACAAGCGTGACATCCAGGTGCTCACGGTCAGCACCGACTCGGTCGAAGAGCTGCAGAACGGGCGCGACGCCCACGGCCTGCAAGCGATCATGCTGTCCGATGCCGACCTGAAGGTCACCGACGCGTTCGGTCTG
This genomic window from Candidatus Binatia bacterium contains:
- a CDS encoding sulfatase-like hydrolase/transferase, yielding MSALFQSRVFRIADVAEAPPSERPPNDQGFDESLLMAGVLHLPEDHPDTVNSKQMFDPLDRFPWTMGGYAVRYNGGPEFEPEGHTTDYYTDQAVKVIENNRNRPFFLSLAHWGIHTPLQSTKEDYDAYPNIESHTERTYAGMIRALDRSVGRVLEALRDNGLDENTIVIFTSDNGGAGYIGLPDVNRPYRGWKLTLFEGGVHVPYMMRWPAGIPAGQRYDEPVHHFDIYATAVAAAGAEMPTDRKMDVVDLLPNVRDEADGVLHEDWKLQRSGPNDEFVWLFDMADDPTEQNNLASELPEKFAELDAVLAVHLAEQAPPRWPSRAAAAISIDKHLNQPESPDDEFVYYPN